Proteins found in one Paenibacillus dendritiformis genomic segment:
- the purB gene encoding adenylosuccinate lyase: MIERYSRPEMRAIWTEENKFKAWLEVELCACEAWAELGVIPKEDVEALRAKAGFDVDRIYEIEAETRHDVIAFTRAVSETLGPERKWVHYGLTSTDVVDTALGYLMKQANEILEQDLLRFIDILKDKALEYKDTPMMGRTHGVHAEPTTFGLKMALWYAEMQRNLERFRDAADGVQYGKISGAVGTYANIDPFVEKFVCEKLGTKPAPISTQTLQRDRHAEYMATLALIATSLDKFATEIRALQKSEFREVEEAFAKGQKGSSAMPHKRNPIGCENISGLSRVVRGYMLSAYENVPLWHERDISHSSVERIILPDGTMLLNYMLNRFMNIVKNLTVFPENMKRNMQRTYGVPFSGRVMTKLIDRGWSREQAYDTVQPRAMQAWEEQRSFRDIIESTPEITAVLSAEDIEDAFNPSWHLKHVDTIFRQLGLLEG, encoded by the coding sequence ATGATTGAACGTTATTCGCGCCCGGAGATGCGGGCCATATGGACGGAAGAGAACAAATTCAAGGCTTGGCTCGAAGTGGAGCTGTGTGCCTGCGAGGCATGGGCCGAGCTGGGCGTCATTCCGAAGGAGGATGTCGAGGCGCTGCGTGCCAAGGCGGGCTTCGATGTCGATCGGATCTATGAGATTGAAGCGGAGACGCGCCACGATGTCATCGCCTTCACGCGCGCTGTGTCGGAGACGCTCGGACCCGAGCGCAAATGGGTCCATTACGGGCTGACCTCCACCGACGTCGTGGACACGGCTCTGGGCTACCTGATGAAGCAGGCCAATGAGATTTTGGAGCAGGATCTGCTCCGGTTCATTGATATATTGAAGGACAAGGCTTTGGAATACAAGGATACCCCGATGATGGGCCGCACCCATGGCGTCCATGCGGAGCCGACGACGTTCGGCTTGAAGATGGCGCTCTGGTATGCGGAAATGCAGCGCAACCTGGAGCGGTTCCGCGATGCGGCGGACGGCGTTCAGTACGGGAAAATCTCCGGGGCGGTCGGCACGTATGCCAACATCGACCCGTTCGTGGAGAAATTCGTCTGCGAGAAGCTCGGCACGAAGCCGGCGCCGATCTCGACCCAGACGCTGCAGCGCGACCGCCATGCGGAGTATATGGCGACGCTGGCCTTGATCGCGACGTCGCTCGACAAGTTCGCGACCGAGATTCGCGCGCTGCAGAAGAGCGAGTTCCGCGAGGTGGAGGAAGCCTTCGCCAAAGGGCAAAAGGGCTCGTCCGCGATGCCGCACAAGCGCAATCCGATCGGCTGCGAGAACATTTCCGGCCTGTCGCGCGTCGTCCGCGGCTATATGCTGTCGGCCTACGAGAATGTGCCGCTCTGGCATGAGCGCGACATCTCGCACAGCTCGGTCGAGCGCATTATTTTGCCCGATGGCACGATGCTGCTGAACTATATGCTGAACCGCTTCATGAACATTGTGAAGAACTTGACGGTATTCCCGGAAAATATGAAGCGCAACATGCAGCGCACGTATGGCGTGCCGTTCTCCGGCCGCGTTATGACGAAGCTCATCGACCGGGGCTGGAGCCGCGAGCAGGCCTACGACACGGTGCAGCCGCGCGCGATGCAGGCGTGGGAAGAGCAGCGCAGCTTCCGCGATATCATTGAGAGCACGCCGGAGATTACGGCGGTGCTGAGCGCGGAGGACATCGAGGACGCCTTCAACCCGTCCTGGCACTTGAAGCATGTCGATACGATTTTCCGCCAGCTTGGATTGCTCGAAGGATAG
- a CDS encoding phosphoribosylaminoimidazolesuccinocarboxamide synthase — MSTNSIVSTLADAIPFPLLHRGKVRELYEWDADTLLIVVSDRISAFDCILEPAVPDKGTVLNRLSRYWFERTKHIIGNHVIPCDEECLRTALSARLGTEPEPHQRISSLVSLLSERMTLAKRAQRVDFECVVRGYVTGGGWRQYTATGEVNGIKLPEGLRMNERLPEPIFTPARKHDEGHDEDVSYEVMEAQLGPDLAGRLRDASLRLYRFAAEECAGKGLLLADCKFEFGLIDGELVLIDELFTPDSSRFWDVGSYALDTDIDSLDKEPVRRYLAASDWDRSSTPPPLPAEVVEATRGRYIALYERITAQRWA, encoded by the coding sequence ATGTCTACCAACTCTATCGTATCAACGCTGGCGGATGCGATTCCATTCCCGCTGCTTCACCGCGGCAAGGTGAGGGAGCTGTATGAATGGGATGCCGATACGCTCTTGATTGTCGTATCGGACCGCATTTCGGCCTTTGACTGCATCCTTGAGCCGGCTGTGCCGGACAAAGGGACGGTGCTGAACCGGCTGAGCCGCTACTGGTTCGAACGGACGAAGCATATTATCGGCAATCATGTCATTCCTTGTGACGAGGAATGTCTGCGGACTGCATTGTCCGCCCGGCTCGGTACCGAACCGGAACCTCATCAACGCATCTCATCTCTAGTATCCCTGTTATCTGAACGAATGACGCTCGCCAAGCGGGCGCAGCGCGTGGACTTCGAATGCGTCGTCCGCGGCTATGTCACCGGCGGAGGCTGGCGGCAGTATACGGCGACCGGCGAAGTGAACGGCATCAAGCTGCCGGAAGGCCTGCGCATGAACGAGCGCCTGCCGGAGCCGATATTTACGCCGGCGCGCAAGCATGATGAAGGCCATGACGAAGATGTCTCTTATGAAGTGATGGAGGCGCAGCTCGGGCCGGATCTGGCCGGGCGGCTGCGGGACGCGAGTCTCCGGCTGTACCGATTCGCGGCGGAGGAATGCGCAGGCAAAGGATTGCTGCTCGCCGACTGCAAATTCGAGTTCGGCCTCATTGACGGTGAACTGGTGCTGATCGACGAATTGTTCACGCCGGACAGCTCCCGCTTCTGGGACGTCGGCAGCTATGCGCTCGATACGGATATCGACAGTCTCGACAAGGAGCCGGTCCGCCGCTATCTGGCCGCTTCCGACTGGGATCGGAGCAGTACGCCGCCGCCGCTGCCGGCGGAGGTCGTCGAGGCTACACGAGGACGTTATATCGCTTTATATGAACGAATAACCGCACAGAGATGGGCGTAA
- the purS gene encoding phosphoribosylformylglycinamidine synthase subunit PurS: MKVKVIVTTKANVLDPQGAAVERAMHSMGYEGVEHMRIGKYMEFELSAATEAEAKEQVERMCKVLLSNPVVEDYRYELEA; the protein is encoded by the coding sequence GTGAAGGTAAAAGTGATTGTAACGACGAAGGCGAACGTGCTTGACCCTCAAGGCGCTGCGGTGGAGCGGGCGATGCATTCGATGGGGTACGAAGGCGTGGAGCATATGCGCATCGGCAAGTATATGGAATTCGAGCTGTCGGCCGCGACTGAGGCCGAAGCGAAGGAACAGGTCGAGCGGATGTGCAAGGTGCTGCTGTCCAATCCGGTCGTGGAAGATTACCGATACGAATTGGAGGCGTAG
- the purQ gene encoding phosphoribosylformylglycinamidine synthase subunit PurQ, with protein MKVAVLVFPGSNCDMDCVHAVQDTMGIEADRVWHTATDLAGYDLIIVPGGFSYGDYLRCGAIARFAPVMKAVEQAAREGAYVLGICNGFQILTEAGLLPGTLRRNVGLQFRCHAAPIRVARRDTPFTAEYGEGEVVNIPIAHGEGNYYCDEETLLRLKERGQIVLTYEDNPNGSVEDIAGICNEAGNVLGMMPHPERAVSAWLGSEDGSRMFTSILNAWREKHAVNA; from the coding sequence ATGAAGGTGGCTGTGCTAGTTTTTCCGGGATCGAACTGTGATATGGATTGCGTGCATGCGGTCCAGGATACGATGGGGATCGAGGCGGACCGCGTCTGGCATACAGCGACGGATCTGGCTGGCTACGATCTGATCATCGTGCCGGGGGGGTTCTCTTACGGCGATTATTTGCGCTGCGGCGCCATCGCCCGCTTCGCGCCGGTGATGAAGGCGGTCGAGCAGGCCGCGAGGGAGGGCGCCTATGTGCTCGGCATTTGCAACGGCTTCCAGATACTGACGGAGGCGGGCCTGCTGCCAGGCACGCTGCGGCGCAATGTCGGCCTCCAGTTCCGCTGCCATGCGGCACCGATTCGAGTCGCCCGCCGCGATACGCCGTTCACGGCGGAATACGGCGAGGGCGAAGTGGTCAACATCCCGATTGCCCATGGGGAAGGCAATTATTACTGTGACGAAGAGACGTTGCTACGCTTGAAGGAGCGGGGGCAGATCGTGTTGACCTACGAAGATAATCCGAACGGCTCGGTTGAGGATATTGCGGGTATCTGCAATGAAGCGGGCAATGTGCTCGGCATGATGCCCCATCCGGAGCGCGCGGTCAGCGCCTGGCTCGGTTCCGAGGATGGCAGCCGGATGTTCACGTCGATTTTGAACGCTTGGAGGGAGAAGCATGCAGTCAACGCGTAA
- the purL gene encoding phosphoribosylformylglycinamidine synthase subunit PurL: MRREPSPDQIAAERLYAGMGVTDDEYELICGLLGRRPNYTEIGVFSVMWSEHCAYKNSKPLLKRFPTTGERVLVGPGEGAGIVDIGDGQAVVFKIESHNHPSAIEPYQGAATGVGGIIRDIFSMGARPVALLNSLRFGSLKEERVKYLFEHVVAGIAGYGNCIGIPTVGGEVVFDDSYAGNPLVNAMCVGLIDHEDIQKGVASGVGNPVYYVGPPTGRDGIHGATFASEELTAESEAKRPAVQVGDPFMEKLVMESCLELIQSGIVIGIQDMGAAGLTCSSAEMASKAGNGLELVLDEVPQRETGMTPYEMMLSESQERMLFVIEEQNEPNAMEIFERWGVICRKVGRVTDDGRLRLLFDGEVVADMPVRGLVDECPVYHKPSQEPTSYAANQSLDTTGYPEVTDVNAALLQVLASPSVASKEWVYRQYDSMVRASTAVTPGSDAAVVLVRGTRKALAMTTDCNGRYVMLDPLMGGRIAVCEAARNIVCSGAEPLAITDNLNFGNPEKPENFWQMEQAVDGMAEACRVLNTPVIGGNVSLYNENAHGSIYPTPVVGMVGLVHDADHITTQGFKREGDAVLLLGRTKAELGGSEFQSVVHGVAEGCPPEVDLETELRLQRTVLALIQDGLVQSAHDVSDGGLAAAFAECCISGGIGASLELEAAGLRGDIALFSESQSRILLSVQPERAEEVKARCAAAGIPVEGLGQVGGEQIVIRVNGSPAIELPVREAERVWKDAIPCLMQ; the protein is encoded by the coding sequence ATGCGGCGGGAGCCGTCTCCGGATCAGATTGCGGCCGAGCGGCTGTATGCGGGCATGGGCGTCACGGATGACGAGTATGAGCTTATCTGCGGACTGCTCGGACGCCGTCCGAACTATACGGAGATCGGCGTGTTCAGCGTCATGTGGTCAGAGCACTGCGCGTACAAAAATTCAAAGCCGCTCCTGAAGCGGTTCCCGACGACGGGCGAGCGGGTGCTCGTCGGTCCGGGCGAAGGCGCGGGCATCGTCGATATCGGCGACGGCCAGGCTGTCGTGTTCAAAATCGAAAGCCACAACCATCCGTCCGCCATCGAGCCATACCAAGGCGCGGCGACGGGCGTGGGCGGGATTATCCGCGACATTTTCTCGATGGGGGCCCGGCCGGTGGCCTTGCTCAATTCGCTGCGCTTCGGAAGCTTGAAGGAGGAGCGGGTCAAGTATTTGTTCGAGCATGTCGTCGCGGGCATCGCCGGCTACGGCAACTGCATCGGCATCCCGACGGTCGGGGGCGAGGTCGTGTTCGACGACAGCTATGCCGGCAATCCGCTCGTCAATGCGATGTGCGTCGGCCTCATCGATCATGAGGATATTCAGAAGGGCGTTGCCAGCGGCGTCGGCAACCCGGTCTATTATGTCGGTCCTCCGACGGGACGCGACGGCATTCACGGCGCGACGTTCGCTTCGGAGGAACTGACGGCCGAATCGGAAGCGAAGCGCCCGGCGGTCCAGGTCGGCGATCCGTTCATGGAAAAGCTGGTGATGGAATCGTGTCTGGAGCTGATTCAGTCCGGCATCGTGATCGGGATTCAGGATATGGGCGCGGCGGGACTGACCTGCTCGAGCGCCGAGATGGCGAGCAAGGCGGGCAACGGGCTGGAGCTGGTGCTCGACGAGGTGCCGCAGCGGGAGACGGGCATGACTCCGTACGAGATGATGCTGTCCGAATCGCAGGAGCGGATGCTGTTCGTCATCGAGGAGCAGAACGAGCCGAACGCGATGGAAATATTCGAGCGCTGGGGCGTCATCTGCCGCAAAGTCGGGCGCGTGACGGACGACGGCCGCCTGCGGCTGCTGTTCGACGGCGAAGTGGTCGCCGATATGCCGGTGCGGGGTCTGGTCGATGAATGTCCGGTCTATCACAAGCCGTCGCAGGAGCCGACGAGCTATGCAGCCAACCAATCGCTCGATACGACCGGATACCCGGAGGTGACGGACGTCAACGCGGCGCTGCTGCAAGTGCTGGCCTCTCCGTCCGTCGCCAGCAAGGAATGGGTGTACCGCCAATATGACAGCATGGTGCGTGCTAGTACGGCGGTGACGCCGGGCTCGGATGCCGCGGTGGTGCTCGTGCGCGGGACGCGCAAGGCGCTCGCGATGACGACGGACTGCAACGGCCGCTATGTCATGCTCGATCCGCTTATGGGCGGACGCATCGCGGTGTGCGAGGCGGCGCGCAATATCGTATGCTCGGGCGCCGAGCCGCTTGCCATTACCGACAACCTGAATTTCGGCAATCCGGAGAAGCCGGAGAACTTCTGGCAGATGGAGCAAGCGGTCGACGGCATGGCGGAAGCGTGCCGTGTGCTGAATACGCCGGTCATCGGCGGCAATGTCAGTCTCTACAACGAAAATGCCCACGGATCGATCTATCCGACGCCGGTCGTCGGTATGGTCGGACTCGTGCATGATGCGGATCATATTACGACGCAAGGCTTCAAGCGCGAAGGCGATGCCGTGCTGCTGCTGGGCCGGACGAAGGCGGAGCTGGGCGGCAGCGAGTTCCAGTCAGTCGTCCATGGTGTGGCGGAAGGCTGTCCGCCTGAGGTCGATCTCGAGACCGAGCTGCGCCTGCAGCGGACGGTGTTGGCGCTCATTCAGGACGGTCTCGTTCAATCGGCGCATGACGTGTCGGACGGCGGGCTGGCGGCGGCCTTCGCGGAGTGCTGCATCAGCGGCGGCATCGGCGCAAGCTTAGAACTGGAAGCGGCAGGTCTGCGCGGCGACATCGCGCTGTTCAGCGAGAGCCAATCGCGCATTCTGCTCTCGGTCCAGCCGGAGCGGGCCGAAGAGGTGAAGGCGCGCTGCGCGGCAGCGGGCATCCCGGTCGAAGGGCTGGGCCAGGTCGGCGGCGAGCAAATTGTCATTCGAGTCAATGGCAGCCCGGCTATCGAACTCCCGGTCCGGGAAGCGGAGCGGGTATGGAAGGATGCGATCCCATGTCTTATGCAATAA
- the purF gene encoding amidophosphoribosyltransferase yields MSYAISGAYYNEGSGREGPFDRLKEECGIFGVFGYKDASTLTYYGLHTLQHRGEESAGICVSGGDSFRYHRGMGLVKEVFDAERLAELGGDRAIGHVRYSTSGDSRLANAQPLVFKTRDGELAVATNGNIVNAPHIRHGLEQKGSIFQTTSDTEVIAHLIARSEHDFVQAAKEALKELVGGFAFLLMTNDRLLAASDPHGLRPIVMGRLGDAYVFSSETCALEAVGAELVRPLEPGELVVVDAWGHRSERFAPGAKRSLCAMEFIYFSRPDSQLHDVNLHTARKHMGMQLAEEAFVDADIVTGVPDSSISAAIGYAEKTGIPYEMGLIKSKYTGRTFIQPSQELREQGVKMKLSAVRSVVEGKRVILIDDSIVRGTTSRRIVNMLREAGAREVHLRIASPPFRHPCFYGIDTPKSEDLLAHMHTEEEMRKLIGADSLAFLSKEGMIEAIGGSYADKPSGGLCLACFDDDYPTELYGARATAGSEAASVRR; encoded by the coding sequence ATGTCTTATGCAATAAGCGGGGCTTATTATAACGAGGGCAGCGGCCGGGAAGGCCCGTTCGACCGGTTGAAAGAGGAGTGCGGTATTTTCGGCGTCTTCGGCTACAAAGACGCGTCGACGCTGACGTACTACGGGCTGCACACGCTGCAGCACCGGGGAGAGGAAAGCGCGGGCATCTGCGTCTCCGGCGGCGATTCGTTCCGTTATCACCGTGGAATGGGGCTGGTGAAGGAAGTATTCGACGCCGAGCGGCTCGCGGAGCTGGGAGGCGATCGGGCGATCGGCCATGTCCGCTATTCGACGTCCGGCGACAGCCGGCTGGCGAACGCGCAGCCGCTCGTCTTCAAGACGCGGGACGGCGAGCTGGCGGTCGCGACGAACGGCAATATCGTCAACGCTCCGCATATCCGCCACGGGCTGGAGCAGAAGGGCTCCATCTTCCAGACGACAAGCGATACCGAGGTCATCGCGCATCTGATCGCCCGCTCGGAGCATGACTTCGTCCAGGCCGCGAAGGAGGCGCTGAAGGAGCTGGTCGGGGGCTTCGCCTTCCTGCTGATGACCAATGACCGGCTGTTGGCGGCATCGGATCCGCACGGGCTGCGTCCGATTGTGATGGGCCGCCTGGGCGATGCTTATGTGTTCTCTTCGGAGACATGCGCCCTGGAGGCGGTCGGAGCGGAGCTGGTCCGCCCTCTGGAGCCGGGCGAACTGGTCGTCGTCGATGCGTGGGGCCACCGCTCGGAACGGTTCGCGCCGGGGGCGAAGCGCTCGCTGTGCGCAATGGAATTCATCTATTTCTCGCGTCCGGACAGCCAATTGCATGATGTAAATCTGCATACGGCCCGCAAGCATATGGGGATGCAGCTGGCGGAGGAGGCGTTCGTCGACGCGGATATCGTGACGGGCGTGCCCGATTCCAGCATATCGGCGGCGATCGGCTACGCGGAGAAGACGGGCATTCCGTATGAAATGGGACTAATCAAAAGCAAATATACCGGCCGAACGTTCATTCAGCCGAGCCAGGAGCTGCGCGAGCAGGGCGTCAAGATGAAGCTGAGCGCCGTGCGGAGCGTCGTCGAAGGCAAGCGGGTCATCCTTATTGACGACTCGATCGTGCGCGGCACGACGTCGCGCCGCATCGTCAACATGCTGCGCGAAGCCGGGGCGCGGGAGGTGCATCTGCGCATCGCCTCGCCGCCGTTCCGCCATCCGTGCTTCTATGGCATCGACACGCCGAAGAGCGAGGATCTGCTCGCTCATATGCATACCGAAGAGGAGATGCGGAAGCTGATCGGCGCCGATTCGCTCGCTTTCCTGTCGAAGGAAGGGATGATTGAGGCGATTGGCGGCAGCTATGCGGATAAGCCGAGCGGCGGCTTGTGCCTGGCCTGCTTCGATGATGATTATCCGACCGAGCTGTACGGCGCGCGCGCCACGGCAGGCTCGGAGGCGGCATCTGTCCGCCGGTAA
- the purM gene encoding phosphoribosylformylglycinamidine cyclo-ligase — translation MSEAYKQAGVDIAAGNEAVERMKKHVQRTFRPEVLSGLGGFGALFGLDAKKYEEPVLVSGTDGVGTKLMLAFAAERHDTIGIDAVAMCVNDIVVQGAEPLFFLDYLACGQVVPERIEAIVSGIAEGCRMAGCALIGGETAEMPGMYAPGEYDIAGFSVGVVEKRRLITGETIRPGDVLLGLASSGFHSNGYSLVRKLFLEQAGYTLDARVTADGRPLGDVLLEPTRIYVRPLLELMNRVTVKGAAHITGGGFLENIPRMLPEGTAAQIDYGTWPVPEVFRLSREIGSLTWTELFTTFNMGIGMVIAVSADEAAAAEACLAEQGEAVYRIGTVTEGERQVRIPEVGC, via the coding sequence ATGTCTGAAGCTTATAAGCAAGCCGGGGTCGACATCGCGGCAGGCAACGAAGCCGTGGAGCGGATGAAAAAGCATGTGCAGCGCACATTCCGGCCGGAGGTGCTGTCGGGTCTGGGAGGATTCGGTGCGCTGTTCGGGTTGGATGCGAAAAAGTATGAGGAGCCTGTGCTCGTCTCGGGCACTGACGGCGTCGGAACGAAGCTGATGCTCGCCTTCGCGGCGGAACGGCATGACACGATCGGCATCGATGCGGTGGCGATGTGCGTCAATGACATCGTCGTGCAGGGGGCCGAGCCGCTCTTCTTCCTTGATTACCTGGCTTGCGGCCAGGTGGTGCCTGAGCGTATCGAAGCGATCGTCAGCGGCATCGCCGAAGGCTGCCGGATGGCGGGCTGCGCCCTCATTGGCGGCGAGACAGCGGAGATGCCGGGGATGTACGCCCCGGGCGAGTATGATATCGCCGGCTTCAGCGTCGGCGTCGTCGAGAAGCGCCGCCTCATTACGGGCGAGACGATTCGTCCGGGCGATGTGCTGCTCGGCCTCGCCTCCAGCGGCTTCCACAGCAACGGCTATTCGCTCGTGCGGAAGCTCTTCCTGGAGCAGGCCGGTTATACCCTGGATGCGCGCGTGACGGCCGACGGACGCCCCCTGGGCGATGTGCTGCTTGAGCCGACCCGCATCTATGTGCGCCCGCTGCTGGAGCTGATGAACCGCGTTACGGTCAAGGGAGCGGCCCATATTACAGGCGGCGGCTTCCTCGAAAATATTCCGCGCATGCTGCCGGAAGGCACGGCGGCGCAGATTGATTATGGCACATGGCCGGTACCGGAAGTATTCCGTCTGAGCCGCGAGATCGGAAGCCTAACCTGGACGGAGCTGTTCACGACGTTCAATATGGGCATCGGCATGGTCATCGCGGTTAGCGCGGATGAAGCGGCTGCGGCGGAAGCCTGCCTGGCGGAGCAGGGCGAGGCGGTATACCGCATCGGCACGGTCACGGAAGGCGAGCGCCAGGTTCGGATTCCGGAGGTGGGCTGCTGA
- the purN gene encoding phosphoribosylglycinamide formyltransferase, producing the protein MRTGFEGQEAEYAGTAALQIAPRTSSLPRIAVFASGSGSNFQALAEASQAGQLGGEVALLVCDKPGARVLERAREAGVPAAVFEPKRYESRGHYERDVLRTLSRHGVQWIALAGYMRLVTPVLLEAYEGRILNIHPSLLPSFPGLHAVRQALDYGVKVTGVTVHLVDAGMDTGPIVAQEAVAIAEDDTLESLLAKIQEVEHRIYPQVVRTLLAGSHAGQRAGQEDKA; encoded by the coding sequence ATGCGCACGGGATTTGAAGGGCAGGAGGCGGAGTACGCCGGCACGGCGGCGCTGCAAATCGCGCCCCGCACTTCCTCCCTGCCGCGCATTGCGGTGTTCGCCTCCGGCTCGGGCTCGAACTTCCAAGCGCTGGCGGAGGCGTCGCAGGCGGGGCAGCTCGGCGGGGAGGTCGCGCTGCTCGTGTGCGACAAGCCCGGAGCCCGCGTATTGGAGCGGGCGCGCGAAGCCGGCGTGCCGGCCGCAGTGTTCGAGCCGAAGCGCTACGAGAGCCGCGGCCATTACGAACGAGACGTCCTGCGAACGCTGAGCCGGCATGGCGTGCAATGGATCGCCCTGGCCGGATATATGCGGCTTGTCACGCCGGTGCTGCTGGAAGCATATGAAGGCCGCATCCTCAATATCCATCCCTCCTTGCTCCCGAGCTTTCCGGGCCTGCACGCGGTACGCCAGGCGCTGGATTACGGCGTGAAGGTGACGGGAGTGACCGTGCATCTGGTCGATGCCGGGATGGATACGGGGCCGATCGTCGCGCAGGAGGCGGTGGCGATCGCCGAAGACGATACGCTTGAATCGCTGCTCGCCAAGATTCAGGAGGTGGAACACCGCATCTACCCGCAGGTGGTGCGAACTCTGCTGGCCGGGTCCCACGCTGGCCAACGGGCCGGGCAAGAGGACAAAGCATGA
- the purH gene encoding bifunctional phosphoribosylaminoimidazolecarboxamide formyltransferase/IMP cyclohydrolase: MTIRRALISVSDKTGIVEFARALAEASVELVSTGGTKSLLEREGVPVIGISEVTGFPEIMDGRVKTLHPAVHSGLLAVRGNAEHTRQMEELGLSYIDLVAVNLYPFQETIAKPGVSYEEAIENIDIGGPTMLRSAAKNHADVTVVVDAADYANVLDEIRQQGDTTLETRKRLAAKVFRHTAAYDALIADYLTKQTGEAWPERLTVTYELAQPLRYGENPHQGAAFYRQPLAGAGSVATAEQLHGKELSYNNINDANAALSIVGEFAEPAVVAVKHMNPCGVGIGTTVEEAYRKAYESDPTSIFGGIVAANRPIDRETAELLHEIFLEIVIAPDFSPEALDILKQKKNIRLLRTGTEPAPSERKAARQLTSVEGGLLAQDTDVHTLDPSALKTATEREPSAEELEQLLFGWNVVKHVKSNAIVLVKDGMTVGIGAGQMNRVGAARIAIEQAGEKARGAVLASDAFFPMGDTLELAAAAGITAIIQPGGSVRDEESIEVANRNGMAMVMTGVRHFKH, encoded by the coding sequence ATGACGATTCGTAGAGCGCTAATCAGCGTATCCGATAAGACGGGGATTGTGGAATTCGCCCGCGCCCTGGCGGAAGCCAGCGTGGAGCTTGTATCGACGGGCGGCACCAAGTCGCTGCTGGAGCGCGAAGGCGTTCCGGTTATCGGCATTTCGGAGGTGACCGGCTTCCCGGAAATTATGGACGGGCGCGTGAAGACATTGCACCCGGCTGTGCACAGCGGCCTTCTGGCGGTGCGCGGCAACGCAGAGCATACGCGGCAGATGGAAGAGCTCGGATTGTCCTATATCGATCTGGTGGCGGTCAATCTGTATCCGTTCCAGGAGACGATTGCGAAGCCAGGCGTAAGCTATGAGGAGGCAATCGAGAACATCGATATCGGCGGCCCGACGATGCTGCGTTCGGCCGCGAAGAATCATGCCGATGTGACGGTGGTTGTCGACGCGGCAGATTATGCGAACGTGCTGGACGAAATCCGCCAGCAAGGAGATACGACGCTGGAGACGCGGAAGCGCCTCGCGGCGAAGGTATTCCGCCATACGGCGGCGTATGACGCGCTCATTGCTGATTATTTGACGAAGCAGACCGGCGAGGCATGGCCGGAGCGGCTCACCGTCACCTATGAGCTGGCGCAACCGCTCCGCTATGGCGAGAACCCGCATCAAGGAGCGGCATTCTACCGCCAGCCGCTGGCGGGCGCGGGCAGCGTCGCGACGGCCGAGCAGCTTCACGGCAAGGAGCTGTCCTACAACAATATCAACGATGCCAATGCGGCGCTCTCGATCGTGGGTGAATTCGCGGAGCCGGCCGTCGTGGCGGTCAAGCATATGAATCCTTGCGGCGTTGGCATCGGCACTACGGTGGAGGAAGCGTACCGCAAGGCGTATGAATCGGACCCGACTTCGATCTTCGGCGGCATCGTAGCGGCGAACCGGCCGATCGACCGCGAGACGGCCGAACTGCTGCATGAGATTTTTCTTGAGATCGTCATCGCTCCCGATTTCAGTCCGGAGGCGCTCGACATCCTCAAGCAGAAGAAAAATATCCGCCTGCTCCGCACCGGCACGGAGCCTGCGCCGTCGGAACGCAAGGCGGCCCGCCAGCTGACTTCGGTAGAGGGCGGATTGCTGGCGCAGGATACCGATGTGCATACGCTTGATCCGTCTGCCTTGAAAACGGCGACGGAACGGGAACCGTCGGCGGAGGAATTAGAGCAGCTGTTGTTCGGCTGGAACGTGGTCAAGCATGTGAAGTCGAATGCGATTGTGCTCGTCAAGGACGGCATGACGGTCGGCATCGGCGCCGGTCAGATGAACCGCGTCGGCGCGGCGCGCATCGCGATCGAGCAGGCCGGAGAGAAGGCGCGTGGGGCGGTGCTGGCATCGGATGCGTTTTTCCCGATGGGCGATACGCTGGAGCTTGCCGCGGCGGCGGGCATCACGGCGATCATTCAGCCTGGCGGCTCGGTGCGCGACGAAGAGTCCATTGAGGTGGCGAACCGGAACGGCATGGCGATGGTGATGACGGGCGTGCGTCATTTCAAGCATTAG